Proteins encoded together in one Telopea speciosissima isolate NSW1024214 ecotype Mountain lineage chromosome 4, Tspe_v1, whole genome shotgun sequence window:
- the LOC122658109 gene encoding uncharacterized protein LOC122658109, with protein sequence MVLDSLSSPHRRTQSPLSSFKKQFPTREEFGSLSTLVQRHRFLLTALVLLAFLCCIYLYFAITLGATESCSGLTGAQKALCRLEAAKTSVSRGKLKHF encoded by the coding sequence ATGGTTCTTGACAGCTTATCTTCTCCACATCGGAGGACCCAAAGCCCACTGTCCTCATTTAAGAAACAGTTCCCTACCCGTGAAGAGTTTGGAAGCTTGTCAACCCTTGTTCAACGGCACCGTTTTCTTCTAACTGCGCTTGTTCTTCTAGCTTTCCTGTGCTGTATTTATCTCTACTTTGCTATCACTCTGGGAGCCACTGAATCTTGCTCGGGGTTGACAGGAGCGCAAAAGGCATTGTGTCGATTGGAGGCAGCAAAAACATCTGTATCCAGAGGAAAACTGAAACATTTCTGA